The Gymnogyps californianus isolate 813 chromosome 3, ASM1813914v2, whole genome shotgun sequence genomic sequence CATATTCTTTCGACAGTAAGGGAAAAACCTTTTACAGATAAGTTACaaacagagaaaaggcaaataaacaATTTTGTACAAGAAATTTAACACATTCTGTACAACGTCTTCACTTCGCTGTCATCATTTGTACAAACTCTGTAAAAGGAAAGAGTTGCATAAGAgttattcagagaaaaatctgaattgcaAGATCTGAGAAGTGATCTGCCTTACTAGTGCTGAACACTGTTTCAAAACTATGTTTTCAGTTATtcaaaaaaaagcatcttcaaGACAGTCCTCTTTTTCACCAATCGCACCTAAACCCctcttatttttaatggcaaaagGCCTTTAATTTTATCAAAAAAGTTGGTCCCTCAGTGAATTGAGGAACAGCCttacttccaaaataaaacattagagGGTCCTCATGCCCACTGACTTACAGATAGGGACAAGATATCTAAGAACGACTAAGAGATCAATAGAAATTGTGCTGAAGTGACAATCAGTTAAGTAGGCATACAAGCAAGACATTGCGTTGGTTTCAATTTTGTCCAAAGCAGAATAGCTCAAGTCTTACTATTTTACCTGACCAGCTTTAAACAACTGAATCATTCCTTATTCACATCACATCGGAAGTTAGATCCCACAAAATAGGATTCTTCACTTATCTTGCTGAACCACAGTTTCAGGtacaataacaaaaagaaaccagGAACCTAAAAGGAGTTAACTGGTTGCTTAAGTTTCAAAAGAGCAACTTGAAACAAGGGATGCCTACCCTCTCAAGTGCCAGCCTCTAAACAGTCTATTCTTCAGTAGAGTTATGGAGCAGCCGCCTTGCTCATTAAAACGCCTTTTCACTCACAGATGAGTGCTCATGCTGAGGCCACAACCAAAAAGGCCTTAAAGGGAAGCCACACCTACACCTCAGAAACAGTAAGGGTATTAGCTGAAAATACCCTAGCTCTTTTCTATAAGATGTTcagaaagttaaaatgaaaacaagcttaGTGCTTCTGATCTGCAAGCAATTGTCTAACAGAACTCCTCCTGCTTGCACGACTTCATTTAAGTTTCAATGCCAGGaagaatgaaggaaataaaaataagctgctgctgcagctgatttGTGTGGAATTATTTAAGAGGTCTTCTAAAGGTCTTGaaatttctgcatattttagAGGCTTTCCCCCTTTaattagtaattttaaaagcattaatgaaaaatgagtgACTTGCTACAGTCAGATCAACATTCATTAGTGAACAGAACAGTATGAACAGTATGTGAACATCTCTGCTAGCTTCCTTATTCTAATGGTCATTAGACACCATTAGATTTAGAAAGTTATTTCTTACACTGCACAGCTGAATAGTCATTTTTTGCCTTTGGCACAAACACAGCAATAATCCACTCAAATTTAAACCTATTTAGATGTACATGATGTACTTACTAAAAGACATGAGCTTAAGGGAACACTAACTGTTTAGAAGATCTCATCTAAACATTGCCCTATTTAAACTTGGTGTGGCTATCAACATCTACACCATCACCAGTATGAAGAGCACTACACAAAAAGAATCAGTTAACAACTCCTTACCTTCATAGTTTACTTGACCATCACCATCAATGTCTGCTTCCCTAATCATTTCATCAACTTCTTCATCTGTTAGCTTCTCCCCAAGATTTGTCATCACATGGCGGAGTTCTGCAGCACTAATATAACCGTTACCAtcctgggaggggaaaaaaaggaagactgaaataaaCTTGTCTAAGGCCTAGTGACTTAACTATAACTTAAGAATATTGCAGAGCAAGTTGAACATTAAGAAGTTAGCACAGCTTTAACCACTAGCATTTGCACAAGGCAAATGAGAGCTGTAAGCATATCTTCAGTATTGTCCAGGATCTTAGtcttaaaaagacattttaaaaacaacttatCCAATACAGTCTAATTTAGCTGTCCTATCCagagacatttttttaatcactgacAAAGCAATCAGTACCTGTCACAACCTTTTTAGGTGACAGATGCCTATTCAATCATGTAACTGTCTGGTTCAAGTGTCTATTTCCTGGAACAGAAGCTACTTACCTCATTCACCTGTTTCATGGGAGTCCAGCACAAAGCCACAAGGCCTTCAGAGACCACTCTTACATATTCCATCCTAGTTGGGACACTGGATATCGAAGTACTAGTGTATACAAACTCTGGACTgactttttcctccccacactCCAAGGTACTTAACAtcacatattttctgtttaaaagtgCATCTTGCTGTAGAAGCTGAGTAACTTTAGACTCATTTAACAATTTACTTAGTAAAGACTAAGTGAAAGATTTAAGATTaccattttgaatatttaagcAATTTCCCTGCCAAACTTGTACACAAGTATTTTAGTATCACAGCAAGTGGTAGCTTAATAGTATCACCCACTACTATCACGATGACTCATTTGACTTTTAGGTACAGTACCACAGTAGACTGAACTTTAGGGTGATGAGTTAACCTAGAGGTTCTAGATGACAGGACTGCAGATACCCCTCAATTCAGTAAGGAAGCTCATTAGAAGTCAGATTGAGTTTtcataacagaaatatttgttaagGTAAACATTTTAGTACCTTGTCAAACACACGGAACGCTTCTCTAATTTCTTCTTCACTATCtgtatctttcatttttcttgccaTCATTGTCAGAAACTCCGGAAAGTCAATTGTGCCATTGCCTGCAAGATAGTTACTTTgttagaaaaatgcattttatgcaCTTTATTAAATTACTTATTAGTAAAATCTTACCATCAGCATCTACTTCATTGATCATATCCTGTAGCTCTGCTTCTGTGGGGTTTTGACCAAGTGATCTCATCACTGTCCCCAACTCCTTTGTAGTTATAGTACCATCACCATCCTTGTCAAATAGTGAAAAAGCTTCTTTGAATTCTgtacaacaacaaaaaaggagtTAATCCCTTCAGCTTTGAAATGTTAAGTCTACTTAATCATAGAAGAATCCATTGCTGCTTATTgttgaaaattacaaaatttgaTTTCATTCTCTTAAAGTTTTGGTATACTGCTCAGTCTGCTATAATTATAATGCCCATATGGAAGCACCAGCATCTGGAAAACAACCCACCAGTCTACAAATTAACCAC encodes the following:
- the CALM2 gene encoding calmodulin-2 is translated as MADQLTEEQIAEFKEAFSLFDKDGDGTITTKELGTVMRSLGQNPTEAELQDMINEVDADGNGTIDFPEFLTMMARKMKDTDSEEEIREAFRVFDKDGNGYISAAELRHVMTNLGEKLTDEEVDEMIREADIDGDGQVNYEEFVQMMTAK